In Phragmites australis chromosome 24, lpPhrAust1.1, whole genome shotgun sequence, the following are encoded in one genomic region:
- the LOC133907767 gene encoding F-box protein At2g26160-like: MDNPSPEAAAPDWSGMQADVLATFFETFKNPGDLVRCGAVCRDWHAVYASVRARHDLLSGRAVTPCLVYASAESSDARAATIFTLTGGSTYEVTLPDPPISSRYWLGCSHGWLITADADSAEVRLVNPVTGQQIDTLPPVATIEHVRGPIQRNASAAQDYDYEIYHYNWRLEQRPDSRPIQVITGELAYFLHMRAFLSDVRVGSCIVVLLHSPRSSLSFARVGVDEHWTWIGKQHSYADVVYNDGDGMFYALTLAGGIHAFDISGGASTVRCTIVLQNQVHGIIGTDTKYLVQDLGARGWLQVWRMQEPVPSPEESHPHLSTTVWINVYRVDVDAQTLVETETLGDDTNHALFIGCNQPFWVRAGKYPGVEPNHIYYTDNEETYALYYPQSPRDIGVYNVDDGSFKQFPPISHG; this comes from the coding sequence ATGGATAACCCAtcgccggaggcggcggcgcccgACTGGTCGGGCATGCAGGCTGACGTTCTTGCCACCTTCTTCGAGACCTTCAAAAACCCCGGCGACCTTGTCCGGTGTGGCGCCGTCTGCCGTGACTGGCATGCTGTGTATGCGTCGGTCCGTGCGCGTCACGACCTCTTGTCCGGCCGCGCAGTCACACCATGCCTCGTTTATGCTTCTGCTGAGTCCTCCGACGCCCGCGCCGCCACCATCTTCACGCTCACCGGCGGCAGCACATACGAGGTCACCCTGCCCGATCCCCCCATCAGTAGCAGGTACTGGCTGGGGTGCTCTCACGGCTGGCTCATCACAGCCGACGCCGACTCCGCCGAGGTGCGTCTCGTCAACCCCGTCACCGGCCAGCAGATCGACACGCTTCCGCCGGTGGCCACCATCGAGCACGTCAGGGGCCCCATCCAGAGAAATGCCTCGGCAGCGCAGGACTACGACTACGAGATCTACCACTACAACTGGAGATTGGAGCAGCGACCCGACAGCCGGCCTATCCAGGTGATCACGGGGGAGCTCGCATATTTCCTCCACATGCGTGCCTTCCTGTCGGACGTCAGGGTTGGCAGCTGCATCGTGGTTCTTCTCCACAGCCCCAGGAGCAGTCTCTCTTTTGCGCGAGTGGGCGTGGACGAGCACTGGACCTGGATCGGGAAGCAGCACTCCTATGCCGACGTAGTCTACAATGACGGTGACGGCATGTTCTACGCCCTCACACTGGCTGGGGGCATCCACGCGTTCGACATTTCCGGCGGGGCCTCCACAGTACGCTGCACCATTGTTCTGCAGAACCAGGTTCATGGAATCATCGGCACCGACACCAAGTACCTCGTCCAGGACCTCGGCGCCAGGGGATGGCTGCAGGTGTGGAGGATGCAGGAGCCCGTGCCCTCGCCAGAAGAATCCCACCCCCACTTGTCCACGACGGTGTGGATCAATGTGTATCGCGTGGACGTCGACGCACAGACGCTGGTGGAGACGGAGACCCTTGGAGACGACACCAACCACGCACTGTTCATCGGGTGCAACCAGCCGTTCTGGGTGCGCGCCGGCAAGTACCCAGGTGTGGAGCCCAACCACATCTACTACACGGACAACGAGGAGACTTACGCGCTCTACTACCCGCAGAGTCCGAGGGATATCGGCGTCTACAACGTCGACGACGGCAGCTTCAAGCAGTTCCCACCTATCAGCCATGGTTGA